One window of Rasiella rasia genomic DNA carries:
- a CDS encoding DUF7935 family protein — protein MEEMTQVLQYVAYLLPAIVVGIIAYFFFKGHTANEEGRRRYLIQKEAQNKILPTRLQSYERLTLLLERIDPNSLLLRIKPFSDSTDQYEKLLVDTIEKEFEHNVTQQIYVTPECWNLISAAKNATIHIIRQAAMHEQGTSSDALREYLLRHFMEEITPSQKALAYIKKEVAELF, from the coding sequence ATGGAAGAAATGACTCAAGTTTTACAATATGTAGCCTATTTGTTACCCGCAATCGTTGTGGGAATTATTGCCTATTTCTTTTTTAAAGGTCATACTGCCAATGAAGAAGGAAGACGGCGCTATTTAATTCAGAAAGAGGCGCAAAACAAAATTTTGCCTACCCGTTTACAGTCGTATGAACGTCTCACACTTCTCCTAGAACGCATAGATCCCAACAGTCTTCTATTGAGAATTAAACCATTTTCTGATAGTACCGATCAATATGAAAAATTACTAGTAGACACTATCGAAAAGGAGTTTGAACATAATGTCACCCAACAAATTTATGTAACTCCAGAATGTTGGAATTTAATTAGTGCTGCCAAAAACGCTACAATACATATCATTCGCCAAGCAGCTATGCACGAACAAGGCACAAGTTCAGATGCTTTACGAGAGTACCTTTTAAGGCATTTTATGGAGGAAATCACTCCTTCTCAAAAAGCACTGGCGTACATTAAAAAGGAGGTCGCAGAATTATTCTAA
- a CDS encoding FMN-binding glutamate synthase family protein gives MENILEFLGNIPWWGWTLLVLVIVALYDLFQKKHTILRNFPIVGHFRYLLESIGPELRQYIVANNREELPFNRIERGWIYASAKNENNYEGFGSDRNFYEPNYVFINNAMLPFKVAQDHPNRKDPYFLPCAKVMGAGRRKKPYRPASVINVSAMSFGSLSARAIESLNRGCHQAHAYHNTGEGGLSPYHKKGGDVVFHFGTGYFGVRDDHGKFSMDKMVALVRENPQVRAIEVKLSQGAKPGKGGVLPGSKITAEIASIRHVPIGKDVLSPPTHSAFEGVDGLINFVEAIADATGLPVGIKAAIGKLSDWEELAKKMAATEKGPDFITVDGGEGGTGAAPPSFADHVALPWVFGFSDVYQIFKRHNLCERTVFIGSGKLGFPARASMAFAMGVDCINVAREAMMAVGCIQAQVCHNNTCPSGVATQSKWRQRGINIEDKARRTHYYFKNFRKELLEMTHACGYEHPCQFTMEDVEFSLGDKNLVQPLSASFGYNKVPVSFQGVASLLACNHLGGNYIPADAEKEVQKAMDKDEVRY, from the coding sequence ATGGAAAATATATTAGAATTTTTAGGAAATATACCTTGGTGGGGCTGGACACTTCTAGTGTTAGTCATTGTGGCGTTGTACGATCTCTTTCAGAAAAAACACACCATTCTTAGAAATTTTCCTATTGTAGGCCATTTTAGATACCTCTTAGAGAGCATTGGGCCAGAGCTACGACAATACATTGTGGCAAACAACAGAGAAGAACTTCCGTTTAACCGCATTGAGAGAGGCTGGATTTATGCCTCTGCGAAAAATGAAAATAATTACGAAGGATTTGGTAGTGATCGTAATTTTTACGAACCTAACTATGTGTTTATAAATAATGCCATGCTTCCGTTTAAAGTAGCTCAAGACCATCCCAATAGAAAAGATCCTTACTTTCTACCCTGTGCCAAAGTGATGGGTGCTGGTAGGAGAAAAAAGCCATATAGACCAGCATCTGTAATCAATGTTTCGGCTATGAGTTTTGGTTCTCTTTCTGCGCGTGCTATTGAAAGTTTAAATCGTGGCTGCCACCAAGCACATGCCTATCACAATACTGGAGAAGGCGGATTGTCACCTTATCATAAAAAAGGGGGCGATGTGGTTTTTCATTTTGGCACGGGTTACTTTGGCGTTCGAGATGACCACGGAAAGTTTTCTATGGACAAAATGGTAGCATTAGTTCGTGAGAACCCGCAGGTGAGAGCTATAGAGGTAAAATTAAGTCAAGGAGCTAAGCCTGGTAAAGGCGGCGTACTTCCTGGTTCTAAAATTACTGCGGAAATAGCAAGCATTAGACATGTTCCCATAGGAAAAGATGTACTCTCACCTCCTACTCATTCGGCTTTTGAAGGTGTAGATGGTCTTATTAATTTCGTTGAAGCTATTGCAGATGCAACTGGGCTTCCTGTTGGGATTAAAGCCGCTATTGGTAAATTATCAGATTGGGAAGAACTCGCTAAAAAAATGGCAGCTACAGAAAAGGGACCCGATTTTATTACCGTAGATGGTGGTGAAGGGGGTACGGGAGCGGCACCTCCAAGTTTTGCAGATCACGTAGCGTTACCATGGGTTTTTGGTTTTTCTGATGTTTATCAAATTTTTAAACGCCATAACTTATGTGAACGCACTGTATTCATAGGAAGCGGGAAATTAGGTTTCCCAGCGCGCGCAAGTATGGCATTTGCCATGGGTGTAGATTGTATTAACGTAGCCAGAGAAGCGATGATGGCGGTTGGATGTATTCAAGCTCAAGTTTGTCATAACAATACATGCCCAAGTGGTGTTGCTACCCAGAGTAAATGGAGGCAACGTGGTATTAATATTGAAGATAAAGCAAGGCGTACCCATTACTATTTCAAAAATTTTAGAAAAGAGCTCTTAGAGATGACACACGCATGCGGTTATGAGCATCCTTGCCAATTTACCATGGAAGATGTAGAGTTTAGCCTTGGTGATAAAAATTTAGTTCAACCCTTATCAGCTTCCTTTGGGTATAACAAAGTGCCTGTATCATTTCAAGGGGTAGCATCGCTACTTGCGTGCAATCACCTTGGCGGAAATTATATCCCTGCAGATGCAGAAAAAGAAGTACAAAAGGCAATGGATAAAGATGAAGTACGTTATTAA
- a CDS encoding M1 family metallopeptidase has translation MKYLFLFLLVTIGSFAQQTAQVDFQKISATIEPISSSESVTGSMRVQFLIKQATDSVYLDAVKMRVTNKALESVNVSATADKIWFTGAFQQGKSYTAFFEYEANPRQTLYFTGNQVWTQGQGKYTSHWLPSLDDMNDKIEFDLTVVSKFDKTVVANGALVKKDLKDLKSYWQFDMKQPMSSYLVAFAMGDFTRWEQVAASDVPIELYLSTKDTAHFEPTYRYTKEIFDFLESEIGVAYPWQNYKQVPVRDFLYAGMENTTCTIFSEAFVVDRIGFTDRNYVNVNAHELAHQWFGNLITETSGTHHWLQEGFATYYALLAERQLFGDDYYYWKLYQSAEQLKALSDEGKGESLLNPKASSLTFYEKGAWALHVLHEQIGDSAFKLAVKNYLTKHAFKNVSTTDFLTEVRTATEMDITVWEKDWLEQSAFKAEQAFNSLLKSTFIQNYFEAARYAAISLEEKKEQLSTALAINDDYIGQEVIYQLAKEPIEEALSLYKEGFASDNLYTRQAIALTVSEIPKELQSEFETLLSDASYVTQEAALYLLWANFPENRASYLDAMANIVGFQNKNIRQLWLVLALNTKGYKPLKRTDFTEELQNYTGSEYSFEIRQKAFEYCNEIGLYNDVVINNMVDAAVHHNWRFRNFARNLLNNLLKNTDVEEALYQRIDSFSTAEKEYLTRIKDKK, from the coding sequence ATGAAATATTTGTTCCTCTTTTTACTTGTCACTATAGGCAGTTTTGCTCAGCAAACCGCCCAGGTCGATTTTCAGAAAATTTCAGCAACCATTGAGCCGATTAGTTCTTCGGAAAGCGTTACAGGTTCAATGCGCGTACAGTTTTTGATAAAACAGGCCACAGACAGTGTGTATCTAGATGCAGTAAAAATGCGAGTTACAAATAAAGCTTTAGAATCTGTAAACGTTTCAGCAACGGCAGATAAAATTTGGTTTACAGGTGCTTTTCAGCAAGGTAAAAGTTACACCGCATTTTTTGAATACGAAGCAAACCCTAGACAAACACTTTATTTTACAGGAAATCAGGTCTGGACACAAGGTCAGGGAAAGTATACATCGCATTGGCTTCCTAGTTTAGATGATATGAATGATAAGATTGAATTTGACCTAACTGTCGTTTCAAAATTTGATAAAACGGTTGTGGCAAACGGAGCACTAGTGAAAAAGGATTTAAAAGATCTTAAAAGCTACTGGCAATTTGATATGAAACAACCCATGTCAAGCTATTTAGTGGCTTTTGCTATGGGTGATTTTACGCGATGGGAACAGGTTGCAGCGAGCGACGTACCAATAGAATTGTATCTTTCAACCAAAGACACCGCGCATTTTGAGCCAACTTACCGTTATACCAAAGAGATTTTCGACTTTTTAGAGTCCGAAATTGGTGTTGCGTATCCTTGGCAAAACTATAAACAAGTGCCCGTTAGGGATTTTCTCTACGCAGGTATGGAGAACACTACTTGTACTATTTTTTCTGAAGCTTTTGTGGTAGATCGTATTGGTTTTACAGACAGAAATTATGTTAATGTAAATGCACATGAGCTTGCGCACCAGTGGTTTGGAAACCTTATAACCGAAACTTCTGGCACACATCATTGGCTTCAGGAGGGTTTTGCGACCTATTACGCCCTTTTAGCCGAACGACAGCTATTTGGAGACGATTATTACTATTGGAAGCTTTACCAATCTGCAGAACAGCTTAAGGCGCTAAGTGATGAAGGGAAGGGAGAATCTTTACTGAATCCGAAAGCAAGTTCGCTCACTTTTTATGAGAAAGGAGCTTGGGCACTGCATGTTTTACATGAGCAAATAGGTGATAGCGCTTTTAAATTGGCGGTAAAAAATTATCTAACCAAGCATGCTTTTAAAAATGTAAGTACAACCGATTTTTTAACTGAAGTACGGACGGCGACCGAAATGGATATAACCGTGTGGGAAAAAGACTGGTTAGAGCAATCTGCTTTTAAGGCAGAACAGGCTTTTAACTCATTGTTGAAATCTACTTTTATTCAAAATTATTTCGAAGCGGCTCGCTATGCTGCGATTTCGCTAGAAGAAAAGAAAGAACAACTTAGTACTGCCTTGGCTATAAATGACGATTATATAGGGCAAGAAGTTATATACCAGCTTGCCAAAGAACCTATAGAGGAGGCGCTCAGTCTTTACAAAGAAGGGTTTGCTAGTGATAATTTGTATACACGGCAAGCAATTGCATTAACTGTTTCGGAAATACCGAAAGAATTACAAAGTGAATTTGAAACCTTACTTTCAGATGCGTCTTACGTTACGCAAGAAGCGGCGCTGTACTTGTTATGGGCAAATTTTCCTGAAAACCGTGCTTCCTATCTAGACGCTATGGCAAATATAGTAGGATTTCAGAATAAAAATATACGTCAGTTATGGCTTGTGCTTGCGTTGAATACGAAAGGATACAAACCTTTAAAACGTACAGACTTTACCGAAGAGCTGCAAAACTACACTGGTTCTGAATACAGTTTTGAAATCCGCCAGAAAGCCTTTGAATATTGTAATGAGATTGGGTTGTATAACGATGTTGTGATAAATAATATGGTAGATGCTGCTGTGCACCATAATTGGCGATTTCGAAATTTTGCTAGAAACCTCCTAAACAACTTACTGAAAAATACGGATGTTGAAGAAGCATTATACCAACGAATAGATTCCTTTTCAACGGCAGAAAAAGAGTATCTTACTCGTATAAAAGACAAAAAATGA
- a CDS encoding ATP-dependent helicase — protein sequence MQDYLEQLNDAQRAPVLQKDGAMIVIAGAGSGKTRVLTFRIAYLMSQGVDSFNILALTFTNKAAREMKKRISQIVGTSEAKNLWMGTFHSVFAKILRFEADKLGYPTNFTIYDTQDSQSVIRAVIKEMNLDKDVYKYKQVYSRISSYKNSLITVKAYFNNPELQEADAMAKMPRLGDIYKSYVEKCFKAGAMDFDDLLLKTNELLTRFPEVLARYQNRFRYILVDEYQDTNHSQYLIVRALSDRFQNICVVGDDAQSIYAFRGANINNILNFQKDYDDVNVYRLEQNYRSTKNIVNAANSIIEKNKTRLDKIVWTANDEGAKIKVNRTMTDGDEGRFVASNIFETAMNEQSSFGNFAILYRTNAQSRAMEDALRKKDIPYRIYGGLSFYQRKEIKDVISYLRLILNPKDEEALKRVINYPARGIGQTTVEKLTVAANHYQRSIFEVMKAIDKIDLKINSGTKNKLQNFTTMIESFQVINQNYDAFQIAEHVTKKTGLVTELKKDGTPEGIARIENIEELLNGMRDFVEEQKELADTTGSLAEFLEDVALATDLDNDKGDEDRVALMTVHLAKGLEFPYVYIVGMEEELFPSGMSMSTRAELEEERRLFYVALTRAEKQAYLTYTQSRYRWGKLIDAEPSRFIEEIDASFLEYLTPITEHRYKPLIDADIFEEVDHSKLRLKKPTSGTPPKGPTEEQLRKLRRLRPVKSSASKDFNPAASNLAVGTFVEHVRFGKGKITKIEGVGADTKAEINFENGGLKKLLLRFAKLNVLD from the coding sequence TTGCAAGATTATTTAGAACAATTAAATGACGCCCAGCGTGCACCTGTACTGCAGAAAGACGGGGCAATGATTGTTATCGCTGGTGCTGGTTCGGGAAAAACACGAGTGCTTACCTTTAGAATAGCCTACCTAATGAGTCAAGGAGTTGATTCTTTTAATATTCTAGCGCTCACTTTTACCAACAAGGCTGCGCGTGAGATGAAAAAGCGAATTTCTCAAATAGTTGGAACCAGCGAAGCCAAAAACCTTTGGATGGGGACTTTTCATAGTGTCTTCGCTAAAATTCTTCGTTTTGAGGCCGATAAATTAGGCTATCCCACCAACTTTACCATTTACGATACCCAAGACTCGCAAAGTGTTATTCGGGCTGTAATAAAAGAAATGAATCTAGATAAAGACGTGTATAAATATAAGCAGGTGTATTCGCGTATTTCTAGTTATAAGAATAGCCTAATTACAGTTAAGGCGTATTTTAATAATCCAGAGTTACAAGAGGCAGATGCTATGGCTAAGATGCCACGTTTAGGTGATATTTATAAGAGCTATGTAGAAAAATGTTTTAAAGCTGGCGCAATGGACTTTGATGATTTGTTGCTGAAAACCAACGAGCTTTTAACACGGTTCCCAGAGGTGTTGGCACGCTATCAGAATCGTTTTAGGTACATTTTGGTAGATGAGTATCAAGATACCAACCATAGTCAGTACCTTATAGTTCGTGCCCTTTCAGATCGCTTTCAGAACATTTGTGTAGTGGGAGATGATGCGCAGAGTATTTATGCCTTTCGCGGGGCGAATATTAATAATATTTTAAACTTTCAGAAAGATTACGACGACGTAAATGTATATAGACTCGAGCAGAATTATCGTTCTACCAAAAACATTGTAAATGCTGCTAATAGCATCATAGAAAAAAATAAAACCCGTCTCGATAAAATTGTTTGGACTGCTAACGACGAAGGTGCCAAAATCAAGGTGAATAGAACCATGACAGATGGTGATGAAGGTAGATTTGTTGCAAGCAATATTTTTGAAACTGCAATGAATGAACAGTCTAGCTTTGGAAATTTTGCTATTCTGTACAGAACCAATGCACAATCTCGTGCTATGGAAGATGCGCTTCGTAAAAAGGATATTCCTTACAGAATTTATGGCGGATTGAGCTTTTACCAGCGTAAAGAAATTAAAGATGTAATTTCTTATTTACGTCTTATTCTAAATCCGAAAGATGAAGAAGCATTAAAACGGGTAATCAATTATCCGGCGCGTGGCATAGGCCAAACGACAGTAGAAAAATTAACGGTAGCAGCCAATCATTACCAGAGGTCTATTTTTGAAGTGATGAAGGCTATTGATAAAATTGACTTAAAAATTAATAGTGGTACTAAAAATAAGCTACAGAATTTTACTACTATGATTGAGAGCTTTCAGGTAATCAATCAGAACTACGATGCGTTTCAAATAGCCGAACATGTAACCAAGAAGACAGGTCTGGTAACAGAGCTAAAAAAAGACGGAACGCCTGAAGGTATTGCTCGTATCGAAAACATAGAAGAGTTATTAAACGGGATGCGCGATTTTGTTGAAGAACAAAAAGAACTAGCCGATACTACAGGCTCTTTAGCAGAATTCCTTGAAGATGTGGCGTTGGCAACCGATTTAGATAATGACAAAGGCGATGAAGATCGAGTGGCGCTTATGACAGTACACTTGGCAAAGGGGCTAGAATTTCCGTATGTATATATAGTAGGAATGGAAGAAGAACTTTTTCCAAGTGGGATGAGTATGAGTACTCGAGCAGAATTGGAAGAAGAGCGTCGTTTGTTTTATGTAGCACTTACCCGAGCTGAAAAGCAAGCGTATTTAACCTATACGCAGAGTAGATACCGTTGGGGGAAATTAATAGATGCAGAACCTAGCAGATTTATTGAAGAGATTGACGCTAGTTTTTTAGAATATTTAACTCCCATTACCGAACATCGCTACAAACCCTTAATCGATGCCGATATATTTGAGGAAGTAGACCATAGCAAGTTGCGTTTAAAAAAACCAACTTCAGGAACACCGCCTAAAGGCCCAACCGAAGAACAACTTCGAAAGTTGAGAAGATTACGACCTGTTAAAAGTAGTGCGAGTAAAGATTTTAATCCTGCAGCATCCAACCTTGCCGTTGGCACCTTTGTGGAGCACGTACGTTTTGGGAAAGGTAAAATCACCAAGATTGAAGGCGTTGGAGCCGATACCAAAGCAGAAATTAATTTTGAAAATGGCGGCTTGAAAAAACTGCTTTTACGTTTTGCAAAGTTGAACGTATTAGACTAG
- a CDS encoding amidohydrolase encodes MKYILYCLLLLLTINVHAQMDSKLLKDINAIESQVIDWRHYFHENPELSNREFNTAKKIEEHLKSLGMEVQTGIAITGVVGILKGDNPGKVVALRADIDGLPVTERNDLPFKSTKIDTFLGNETGVMHACGHDTHIAILMGVAEVLSKNKDKINGTVKFIFQPAEEGPPPGEEGGAKLMVKEGVLKNPNVDAIFGLHINSGTPVGTIRYKPGGTMAAVERFVVTVKGKQTHGSAPWTGVDPILISAKIIDGFQTIISRESPLVQEAAVITVGKITSGVRFNIIPESAEMIGTVRTLDPQMRELIIRRMTEMARDIAKAYGGEASIDWQNNTVVTYNDPALTAQMLPTLEKTAGAANVKLMKATTGGEDFSFFQEKVPGFYFFLGGMTPGNTTPYPHHTPDFKIDDSSMLLGVKTMTQVAIDYLNAN; translated from the coding sequence ATGAAATATATTCTTTACTGCCTTCTGCTATTACTTACCATCAACGTGCATGCCCAAATGGATAGCAAACTTTTAAAAGACATTAATGCCATTGAAAGTCAGGTAATAGACTGGCGGCACTATTTTCATGAGAATCCAGAGCTCTCTAACAGAGAATTTAACACCGCTAAAAAAATTGAAGAGCATCTTAAAAGTTTAGGTATGGAGGTGCAAACAGGTATCGCAATCACAGGTGTGGTAGGCATTTTAAAAGGTGACAATCCAGGCAAAGTTGTTGCTTTAAGAGCAGACATAGATGGCTTACCTGTTACAGAACGAAATGATCTCCCGTTTAAAAGCACAAAAATCGATACGTTTCTAGGAAACGAAACGGGAGTGATGCACGCTTGCGGCCACGATACTCACATTGCTATATTAATGGGTGTTGCAGAGGTACTTTCAAAAAACAAGGACAAAATTAACGGAACGGTAAAATTCATTTTTCAACCTGCCGAAGAAGGACCACCTCCGGGAGAAGAAGGTGGTGCCAAACTTATGGTAAAAGAAGGTGTTTTAAAAAACCCAAATGTAGACGCAATCTTCGGTTTACATATTAACTCTGGTACTCCGGTAGGTACCATTAGATATAAACCAGGCGGCACTATGGCAGCAGTAGAGCGCTTTGTGGTTACTGTAAAAGGAAAACAAACGCACGGTTCTGCGCCTTGGACAGGGGTTGATCCTATTCTTATTTCAGCAAAAATTATCGATGGTTTTCAGACTATTATTAGTCGTGAATCGCCATTAGTGCAAGAAGCTGCCGTTATTACCGTAGGAAAGATTACGAGCGGAGTTCGATTTAATATCATTCCAGAATCTGCAGAAATGATTGGTACCGTACGAACATTAGACCCTCAAATGCGTGAGTTAATAATTAGAAGAATGACCGAAATGGCCCGCGATATTGCAAAAGCCTATGGTGGCGAAGCAAGTATAGATTGGCAGAATAATACGGTAGTTACTTACAACGACCCAGCGCTTACTGCACAAATGTTACCAACCTTAGAAAAAACAGCGGGTGCGGCGAATGTAAAATTAATGAAGGCTACTACAGGTGGGGAAGATTTCAGCTTCTTTCAAGAGAAAGTACCTGGATTTTACTTTTTCTTAGGTGGAATGACCCCAGGAAACACAACTCCGTATCCGCATCATACGCCAGACTTTAAAATTGACGACAGTTCTATGCTGCTTGGGGTTAAAACAATGACACAGGTTGCAATAGACTATTTGAATGCGAATTAA
- a CDS encoding sensor histidine kinase has translation MDQTEIAALVSVLILLVLVGIIITLVTVFVRRKNKLLREQKDAQEAFETELSETQIEIREETLRNISWELHDNIGQLMTLAKIQVQLAKEKPETIDEASETIGKGINELRALSKLINPEALKSLNLREAIRLEMERFNRIGFINANYSVVGLPFSIGSKKEIIVFRILQEFFSNTIKHSKATHLDVVLIYTENELLITAKDNGVGFSDEKDFSGIGIKNMRNRAKVIDAEFSISSEPKVGTMLRMLCKE, from the coding sequence ATGGACCAGACAGAAATAGCTGCACTCGTTTCGGTACTTATACTATTGGTGTTGGTAGGTATCATTATCACCTTGGTTACTGTTTTTGTTCGTCGAAAAAACAAGCTCTTACGAGAACAGAAAGATGCTCAAGAGGCTTTTGAAACAGAACTTTCGGAAACACAAATAGAGATTCGTGAAGAAACACTGCGAAATATAAGTTGGGAATTACACGACAACATAGGACAGCTAATGACCTTGGCAAAGATTCAAGTGCAACTCGCAAAGGAGAAGCCTGAAACCATAGACGAAGCCTCTGAAACTATAGGAAAGGGGATTAACGAGTTAAGGGCGCTCTCAAAATTAATTAATCCCGAAGCGCTTAAGAGTCTAAATTTACGCGAAGCTATTCGATTAGAAATGGAGCGTTTTAATAGAATTGGATTTATAAACGCCAATTACAGTGTGGTAGGATTGCCTTTTTCTATTGGATCTAAAAAGGAAATTATTGTATTTAGAATTTTACAGGAATTTTTCTCGAATACAATTAAACACTCTAAGGCAACTCATTTGGATGTTGTGTTAATATATACTGAAAACGAACTACTAATTACTGCAAAGGATAATGGAGTAGGTTTTTCAGACGAAAAAGATTTCTCAGGAATTGGTATTAAAAACATGAGAAATAGAGCTAAAGTGATTGATGCAGAGTTTAGCATTAGCTCAGAGCCTAAGGTAGGCACTATGCTACGCATGCTCTGCAAAGAATAA
- a CDS encoding thioredoxin family protein, translating into MALTPSTMLPLGTVAPDFTLIDASTNKPVSLAEIQGEKGTIVMFICNHCPFVKHVNEELVRVANDYRVTGFGFVAISSNDVEKYPQDGPRYMWDVARNENYPFPYLFDETQEVAKAFDAACTPDFYLFDDALKLVYRGQLDNSRPGNGIPVNGRDLREAIDNILNNHPQREEQKPSMGCNIKWK; encoded by the coding sequence ATGGCCTTAACTCCTTCCACCATGTTGCCATTAGGCACGGTTGCTCCAGATTTTACACTTATAGATGCTAGTACCAACAAACCAGTTAGTCTAGCCGAAATACAAGGCGAAAAGGGAACTATAGTCATGTTTATATGCAACCACTGCCCTTTTGTAAAACATGTAAATGAAGAATTAGTACGTGTTGCAAACGACTATCGCGTAACAGGTTTTGGTTTTGTTGCCATTAGTAGTAATGATGTAGAAAAATACCCGCAAGACGGCCCAAGATATATGTGGGACGTGGCTAGAAACGAAAACTACCCATTCCCGTATCTATTTGACGAAACACAAGAAGTTGCCAAAGCATTCGATGCCGCGTGCACACCCGATTTTTACTTATTTGACGATGCTCTTAAACTTGTTTATCGTGGACAACTAGACAATTCTCGTCCCGGAAACGGAATTCCGGTAAACGGTCGAGACCTTCGGGAAGCAATAGACAATATATTGAATAACCATCCGCAGCGCGAAGAACAAAAGCCAAGCATGGGCTGTAATATTAAGTGGAAATAA
- a CDS encoding response regulator transcription factor has product MKNSVVVVDDHTLLLQAIGGLVSDFDDFEVLYLCKNGQELLEKFKNPKNIPDIVLMDINMPVLNGIETTQYISEKYPDVHVLALSVEENEETILKMLRAGAKGYLMKDTKSSVLKEALKQVMSKGYFHTNTVSKLLVNSLHKNPDDIQLKEREKEFLQYACSEMTYKEIADKMFLSPKTVEGYRDSIYEKLNIRNRIGLVLFAIRNNLFTP; this is encoded by the coding sequence ATGAAAAATTCAGTTGTAGTAGTAGATGATCATACCTTATTGCTCCAGGCAATTGGAGGGTTGGTCTCAGATTTTGACGACTTCGAGGTCTTGTACCTTTGTAAAAATGGCCAAGAACTTTTAGAAAAATTTAAAAATCCGAAAAACATCCCAGACATTGTTTTGATGGATATAAATATGCCTGTTTTAAATGGTATTGAAACCACGCAGTATATTTCAGAGAAATATCCCGATGTTCATGTTTTAGCGCTTTCCGTAGAAGAAAATGAAGAAACCATCTTAAAGATGCTACGTGCCGGAGCTAAAGGATATCTTATGAAAGACACCAAAAGTTCTGTGCTAAAAGAAGCACTTAAACAAGTGATGAGCAAGGGGTATTTTCATACAAATACTGTGAGCAAGTTATTGGTTAACTCCCTTCATAAAAATCCAGATGACATCCAGTTAAAAGAGCGGGAAAAGGAATTTTTACAATACGCATGCAGTGAAATGACGTACAAAGAGATTGCAGACAAAATGTTTTTAAGTCCGAAAACAGTAGAAGGATACCGCGACTCAATTTACGAGAAGCTTAATATTAGGAATAGAATAGGGCTGGTGCTTTTTGCTATTCGCAACAATTTATTTACGCCTTAG
- a CDS encoding patatin-like phospholipase family protein: MKALVISGGGSKGAFAGGVAQYLLEDLRQEYDLFVGTSTGSLLISHLALHKVEKIKEIYTSVNQQSIFSTCPFVIKKTKYGGKEIAINHFTVLRNFLKGSKTFGESHNLRALIEETFTEAEFNELKQGPKEIVVTVSNLSLNQVEYKSINDFSYSDFLDWIWISCNYVPFMSLVKKDGCEYADGGFGSMVPIEEAIHRGATEVDVIILETDVTYYNRLPVKNVFSLLTSIHSFMLDRVEKQNIRIGKFVAANKNAIINLYYTPTVLTTNSLVFNKKDMSLWWEQGFSYAKLKNKELNETKVEEASE, encoded by the coding sequence ATGAAAGCATTGGTTATTTCGGGAGGTGGTAGTAAAGGCGCATTTGCAGGAGGTGTTGCTCAGTACCTTCTAGAGGATTTACGCCAAGAATACGATCTTTTTGTAGGTACAAGTACGGGGAGTTTACTAATCTCTCATTTGGCATTGCACAAGGTTGAAAAAATCAAGGAAATTTATACCTCTGTAAATCAGCAAAGTATTTTTAGTACTTGTCCGTTTGTAATTAAGAAAACGAAGTACGGTGGAAAAGAGATTGCTATTAATCATTTTACTGTTTTGAGAAACTTTCTGAAGGGGAGTAAAACCTTCGGCGAAAGCCACAACCTTCGTGCACTTATTGAGGAAACATTTACAGAGGCAGAATTTAATGAATTGAAACAGGGGCCTAAGGAGATTGTTGTAACGGTTTCGAATTTATCATTGAATCAAGTAGAGTATAAGTCTATTAACGATTTCAGTTATAGTGATTTTCTAGATTGGATTTGGATCTCTTGTAACTACGTTCCTTTTATGAGCTTGGTTAAAAAAGATGGCTGTGAATATGCCGATGGCGGTTTTGGGAGTATGGTGCCTATTGAAGAAGCTATACATAGAGGCGCTACCGAAGTGGATGTTATTATCTTGGAAACAGACGTAACGTATTACAATCGGTTGCCGGTAAAAAATGTTTTTTCTTTGCTGACTTCTATTCATAGCTTTATGTTAGATAGGGTTGAAAAACAGAATATTAGAATTGGTAAGTTTGTTGCCGCCAATAAAAATGCGATTATCAATCTGTACTACACGCCTACGGTACTTACCACGAACTCACTAGTTTTTAACAAAAAAGATATGTCCTTGTGGTGGGAGCAAGGATTTAGTTATGCCAAGTTGAAAAACAAAGAATTAAATGAAACGAAGGTTGAAGAAGCCTCTGAATAG